CGCCGCGGGCACCGGCCGCGGGGCCACGTCGGCCGCCGGCAGCGTGCCGTACGGCCCGGCGTCGCCGCGCAGCCGGTCCCTGAGCGTGAACAGTCGGCCCTCCACCCGGGCGATGAGCGGCTCGCACCACGGCAGGGCCAGCAGCACCAGCAGCCCGGCGGCCCAGCCGAGCAGCACGTCGCTCACCCAGTGGGTGCCGAGGTAGACGGTGGTGGTGCCGACGCCGAGCGCGAAGACCGAGGCGATGACCGACAGGGTGCGCCGCGCGCCGGGGGTGGTGGCCAGATAGGCCAGGATTCCCCAGGTCACGACGGCATTGGCGGTGTGGCCGGAAGGAAATATATCGCCGGTCAGGAACATCTCGTTCGAGCCGATGACGTTCGCGTAATGCGGTCCCTCACGTCCCATCCCGAGCTTGGCGGCGCCGACCGAGACGTTCAGCAGGAGCAGGGCGGAGGCCATCACCAGCAGGGGGCGGAGCGTGCGCTGCCGCCAGCAGCGCCACACCAGCCAGGCCGCGATCAGCACGGCGGTGGGGCCGCGCTGGCCCAGCACCACGAAATAGTCGAGAAACGCGTGCAGCCCCGGCCACTGCTTATAGGGCCGGAAGAGCATGACCTGCCAGTCGAGGCTGACCAGCCACGACGTGCTCCACACCGCTGCCACGATGGCCGCATAGAAGCCCAGGGTGGCCCAGAGCAGGGCCATGCGGGTGCGGCTCATAACAGGGGCCGGCACGTTCGGCGGCTGAGGCTCCTGTTCGAGGCGGGCCAGGAATCGGTCGGTACGCACAGCCGCAAGATTACAGGCGGTGATAGCGGGCTTCCCGCTCCGGCCCACCTTCGTAATGGCGATGTGATGTATGACGGATATTTTCCGCCGTTCCCTTTCCCGGCTTTACGAAATTCCCGGTGGTGCGATTCGCCGCCGCCCTCATTCCGCCGCCGCCTTCCCGGACGATTTCGCACGCGATATCCGGAGGTGAACGGCGCCCGGCGCACGGGTGCTCCGGACGGTCCGGGGGGACGTGTGCGGAACCGGAAGCGGGGCTGCCGTAGTCTGTCTGACCATCTGCCCCCTTCGCCATGCCCGGCGCGCGTGCGCCGTCCGGGAATCCCCCTGGCGCCGGGCGGCCGGCGCGAGACCAGGAGGTGCGTTGATGTCCGGGGTCACCCCGCCCGGAGCCCCCGCCGACGACGACCGCAACCGCTGGCTGGTCCTCGTCGTGCTCTGCGCCAGCCTGCTGCTGGTCGCCGTGGACGCCACCGTCCTCCACGTGGCGGTCCCCGCCGTCACCGAGGAGCTGCGGCCCAGCGGCATCGAGCTGCTGTGGATCGTCGACGTCTATCCGCTGGTCTGCGCCTCGCTGCTGATCCTCTTCGGCACCCTCGGCGACCGCATCGGGCGCCGCCGTGTGCTGCTCATCGGCTACGCCTGCTTCGGCGCGGCCTCGGCGCTCGCCGCCTACGCCACCAGCCCCGGCACCCTCGTCTGCGCCCGTGCCCTGCTCGGCGTCGGCGGCGCGATGATCATGCCCGCCACGCTGTCGATCCTGCGCCAGGTCTTCCCCGACCGCCGCGAGAGGGCGCTGGCCATCGGCATCTGGAGCGCGGTCGCGGCCGTCGGCGCCGCGATAGGCCCGCTGGTCGGGGGCGTGCTGCTGGAGCACTTCTGGTGGGGCTCGGTCTTCCTGATCAACATCCCGCTGATGGCGGTGTGCCTGCCCGTCGGAGCGCTGCTGCTGCCCGAGTCGACCGGCGACCGGTCGGGTCCCTGGGACGTGGCGGGCGCCCTGCTGGCGGCCACCGGCCTCTTCTCCGTCATCCTCGCCGTGAAACGGGCCGGCGGCGGTGATCTGTTCACCGCCGGGACCGTGCTGGCGGCCGGGCTCGGCTGCGGGCTGCTGGTGGCGTTCGTCCGCAGGCAGCGCCGCCGCAGTGAGCCGCTGATCGACCTGTCGGCGTTCTCCCGGCCCGCCTTCGGCACCGCTGTGGGCTGCATCGTGCTCACCGTGCTGGCCCTCGTCGGCCTCGCGCTGGTGGCCGCTCAGTACCTCCAACTCGTCCTCGGCCTCTCCCCGTTGCAGACCGGGCTGCGGCTGCTGCCGCTGAGCCTGGCCGCGATCGGCGCCGGCCTGCTGGGCTCCCGCATGCTGCACCGGCTCGGCCCGCGCCGGATGGTCGCCTTCGGCTTCGGGCTCACCGCGGTCGCCGTGCTGACCCTGGCCGTGCTCGGCGAGCACGACCGTCCGGCCGTCATGACCCTGGGCTTCGTCCTGCTCGGTTTCGGCCTGGAGACCACGCTCTTCGGCTCCTACGAGTCGATGCTCAGCGACGCCCCGCCCGCCGAGGCCGGTGGCGCGGCGGCGATCGGCGAGACCGCGTACCAGTTCGGCGCGGGCATCGGTATCGCCCTGCTGGGCAGCGTGATGAACGCCATGTACGGGCCGGCCGTGCGCCGCGTGGACGGGGTGAGCGCGGCGGACACCGAGGCCGCGGGGCACTCGCTCGGGGAGGCGCTCACGGTGGCCGCCCGGCTCGGCGGCGAGTCCGGCGAGGCCCTGCGGGAGGTCGCCCGGGACGCCTTCGTGCAGGGGATGCACATGACTCTGGTGGCCAGCGCCCTGCTCCTGCTGTGCGGCGCCCTGGCCGCGCTGCGCCTGCCGCGCGACCTCTGCGCGGGCGGTTGTGAGCCGGATGAGCAGCGGGACGCCGTGGATGGCACGCTCTTGCCGAGCGGTATTACTCGCCCGTAACCTCCCGCCATGGCGACAGACACCAAGCCCCCCTTCGACGCGGCCGACCCGCTCGGCATCGATGACCTGCTCAGTGACGACGACCGGGCGGTCCGCCTGACCGTCCGGCACTGGGCGCACGAGCGGGTTCTCCCGTACGTCGCCGAGTGGTACGAGGAGGGCGAGGTGCCCGGCATCCGCGAACTGGCCAGAGAGCTGGGCTCGCTGGGCGCCCTCGGCATGACGCTGACCGACTACGGCTGCGCCGGCGCCTCCGCCGTCCAGTACGGACTGGTCTGCCTGGAGCTGGAGGCGGCCGACTCCGGTATCCGCTCCCTGGTCTCCGTGCAGGGCTCCCTCGCCATGTACGCGATCCACCGCTACGGCTCGCCCGGGCAGAAGGAACGGTGGCTGCCGTCCATGGCGGCGGGCGAGACGATCGGCTGCTTCGGCCTGACCGAGCCCGACCACGGCTCCGACCCGGCCGGGATGCGGACGTTCGCCAAGCGGGACGGCGCCGACTGGGTGCTCAACGGGCGCAAGATGTGGATCACCAACGGTTCGGTGGCCGGCGTCGCCGTCGTCTGGGCCCGCACCGACGAAGGCGTGCGCGGCTTCGTCGTGCCCACCGACACCCCGGGCTTCAGCGCCCCCCCGATCCGTCACAAGGGATCGCTGCGCGCCTCGGTCACCAGCGAGCTGGTCCTGGACGACGTGCGGCTGCCCGCCGACGCCGCGCTTCCGGAGGCGCGGGGCCTCGGCGCGCCGCTGAGCTGTCTGAGCCACGCCCGCTACGGCATCGTGTGGGGCGCCATGGGCGCCGCCCGCACCTGCCTGGACACCGCGCTCGCCTACGCCCGCACGCGCGAGCAGTTCGGCAAGCCGCTGGGCGCCTTCCAGCTCACCCAGGGCAAGCTCGCGGACATGGCCGTCGAGCTGCACAAGGGCGTGCTGCTCGCCCTGCATCTCGGCCGCCGCCTCGACGCCGGGCGGCTGCGGCCGGAGCAGGTCAGCTTCGGCAAGCTGAACAACGTCCGCGAGGCACTGGAGATCTGCCGCACCGCCCGCACGATCCTGGGCGCGAACGGCATCTCGTTCGAGTACCCCGTGATGCGGCACATGGCCAATCTCGAATCGGTCCTGACCTACGAGGGCACCAGCGAGATGCACCAGCTCGTGCTGGGCAAGGCGCTCACCGGCCTGGACGCCTTCCGGGGCTAGCCACCGCGTGGTCCGGGCGCCGGACCGCGGGCGGCGGGCGCGCGGACTTCCCACATAATCGTGCCCGTGACTCATCTCGCCGGCACCGGCACCGGCACCGGCACCGACGTCCCGGGCTCGAAGGCCGTGTCCCGGGGGCGGGCCGGCGTCCCGGCCGCCGTCGTGCCGCCACCGCGGCAGGCGGCGCCCGCCCTGCTGGTCTTCGCCGCCGTCCGGCTGCTGGGCGTCGTCGTCCTCGAACTCTGGGACTCCGCCGGGGAGAAGACGGCGGCGCACCTGCTCTCCGCGCGCTGGGACTCCGTCTGGTACGCCAGCATCGCGGAGCACGGCTACGGCAGGACCGTCCGCCTGGAGGACGGCGGCGTCCATTCCGACCTGGCGTTCTTCCCGCTGCTGCCCGGCCTGGAACGGCTCGTGGCCGCCCTCTCGCCGCTGTCGGCGGCCGAGGCGGGGCTGGTGATCAGCGCGGTCGCCTCGCTGGCCGCCGCGTGGGGCCTGTTCGCCGTGGGGGACCTGCTCCACGGGCGGCGCGCGGGCGTGCTGCTGGCCGCCCTCTGGGCGGTGGTGCCGGTCGGGATCGTGCAGTCGATGGCCTACACCGAGTCGCTGTTCACGGCGTTCGCCGTCTGGGCCGTCTGGGCACTGCTGACCGGGCGGTGGGTGACGGCGGGGGCGCTGTCCGCCTGCGCGGGGCTGACCCGCCCGGCCGGGCTCGCGGTGGCCGCGGCCGTCGCGGTCACCGTCGTGGCGGCGGTGGTGTCGGGCCGGGAGCGCGCGGGCGCGCGCCTGGTGGCGGCGGTGGTGCTGGCGCCGCTGGGCTGGCTCGGCTATGTGGGCTGGGTGGCGGTGCGGACCGGGGACTCGCTGGGCTATTTGGAGACGCAGGAGCAGTGGGGGAACGGGTTCGACGGCGGACGGGCGTTCGCCGCGTTCGTCCGGGACCGGCTCACCGGGTCCGCGCCGCTCGCGGGGGTGGCGCTGTGCGCCGGGCTGGCCCTGCTCGGCTGGCTGTGCGTGCTGTGCGTGCGGATGCGCCTGCCGCTGCCGCTGCTCGTCTACGGCGGCGCGATGGTGGCGCTCGCGCTGTGCGGCGCCGGGTACTTCGGGTCCAAGCCGCGGCTGCTGCTGCCCGCGTTCCCGCTCCTGCTGCCGGCCGCCGTCGCGCTCGCCAGGACGCGACCGGTCGTCGCGGCGTTCACGGTCGGCGGCGCCGCGCTCGGTGCCGCGTTGTACGGGGCCGTGTGGCTGACCGGCTCGGGCCCGCCCTGACAGCGGTCCGGCTCCGCCCGCACGGGCGGAGCCGGATCAGCTCTGGTTGAAGAAGCCGCCTTCCGAGATGTGGCGGGAGTCACCGCTGACCACCTGGTAGTCGGCCGGGGTCAGCAGGAACACGCGGTTGGCCACACGCTCGATGGTGCCGCGCAGGCCGAAGGTCAGGCCGGCCGCGAAGTCGACGACGCGCTTGGCGTCGGCGGCGTCCAGCACCGTGAGGTTGATGACGACGGGGATGCCGTCGCGGAAGAGCTCACCGATCCGGCGGGCGTCCCGGAAACCGCCCGGGGTGACCGTCGCGATGCGGCTGCCCTGGTCCTCCGCCACCTCGGCCGCGACCCGCAGGTGCGGGTCGGTGGTCCACGGCACGACGTTGTCGCCGGGCTCCGGGCCCTCGGCGTACTCGTCGTCGTAGTAACGCATCTCGCGGTCGTCGACGAGGCCCAGCCAGGCACTAGCCTTGCGCACCGATCCCATGGACGCCTCCTCTCAGCTCACGCGGTCCGTCTACCCGTCCGCGCCCTCTATCGTCGTGCATGATGCGGATGATGCGCCAAGTGGATAGCCGCGGATATCGAGTTTCGTAACGATCCTGGTGCATAGGACATGGCACCTCATCAGGGACGTTGCGGTAGCGAGCCGCTGACGGAGAGTAAGTTGTGCACCCCCTGCCAGTCGAGTGATACGGGGCGTGTTCGCGCTGGCCGAAAGGTGTTCTCGACAACGCGGTGAACGCCGGGAATATTCGGGGCAGCGCTTGTCAGGAGCATGCCTTACAAGGGCTCCTGGCCACGCCTCACGGGTCCGCATACCCAACGGACCCCGGTTTCCTTACTGGAGGAAGAAAAAGTGAGTTTGAAGCGCACCAACCCCCACAGACGCATGTCGCGACGGCTGCGGCTGACCGCCGCCACGTCGGGCCTGCTCATGGCCGCCGCGGCGTTCTTCGTGCCCAGCGCCGCTTCGGCGGCCCCCGTCACGTTCAGCTCCGCGCAGCTCTCGTCCGCCAGCAGCGCGGTTCTCGCCGCCGATGTCGCCGGCACCGCGTGGACGGTCGACAAGGCGACCAACCGCGTCGTGGTCACGGTCGACGAGACCGTCTCCACCGCGGAGATCGCCCAGATCCGGCGCAGCGCCGGCACCGTCTCGGGTGCCATCAGCGTCGAGCGCACCGAGGGCCAGCTCCAGCGCTACATCGCGGGCGGCGACGCCATCTACGCGAGCGCGGGCTGGCGGTGCTCCCTGGGCTTCAACGTCCTCGTCGGCAGCGCGTACTACTTCGTGACCGCCGGGCACTGCACCGAGGGTTTCCCGAACTGGTACAGCAACTCCTCGAAGACGACGTACCTCGGTCCGACGACGGGCTCCAGCTTCCCGACGAACGACTACGGCATCGTCCGGTACGACAACACGACGATCGCCAAGCCTGGCACGGTCAACCTGTACAACGGCACGACCCGTGACATCACCGGCTCGGCCAACCCGGTCAACGGCCAGGCCGTCCAGCGCAGCGGCAGCACCACCGGGCTGCGCAGCGGCTCCGTCACCGGGCTCAACTACACCGTGAACTACGGCGGCGGTGACATCGTCTACGGTCTGACCAGGACCAACGTCTGCGCCGAACCCGGCGACAGCGGCGGCCCGTTCTTCTCGGGCAGCACCGCCCTCGGCCTCACCTCCGGCGGCAGTGGCAACTGCTCCACCGGTGGCACGACGTACTTCCAGCCGGTCGTCGAGGCCCTGAACGCCTACGGAGCCAGGGTCTACTGATCCCCTGACCGCCCCCGCACGGGCAATGTATCGCCGCTGCCCCCGTCCGCATCGCCGGGCGGGGGCAGTGCCGTGTCCGGCCCCGGTCGGCGGGCTCGGTCCGGCCCCGGAGTGGCGCATATCACAGATCGCGGACGGGGGGATGGCGGTCTACGGGCGGAGAACGGAACGCCCAGAGGCGTTTTTCAGACAGGTCTAGTCCTTGGCGCCGGGAGAGGGTCTCCGGGGGGTGCGGGCGTTCGTTTCGGGTTCGCAGGCGCACCCTGCTCCGGGTCTGTGGGCTCATGGCAGGAAAACCCGGACTGTTCTGGATGGTTTACGCGCATAACCCGTTGCGGTGTGTTCATATACCTGGGGCAGGATTTCGTTCTTGTGTGCTGCCGGGCGGGCTCGGAATACTCGCGAACACCGCTTGGCATGGACTTGACCCCCTCTCAGGCTGGCCAAGTCTGTGCTCTCTCCGGAGCCGCACGGCTCCATCCCCCACAGGAGGAAAAGAGCGTGACACGCCGAAGCACGTCATCCCGCCGCCGGGCGGCGACGGCCACAGGACTGGCCGCGCTGCTCGCCGGAACGTTCGCCATCGCACAGGCAGGTGCGTCACCCCCCACCACCCCGGCGACCGCGGCACCGGACCTCATCACGCTGTCCTCGACCGAGGCGGGCACGCTGGCGACCACCCTGACCGCTCGGCTCGGCGCCGACGCGGCGGGTGCCTACTACGAGGCCGAGTCGGCCACGCTCGTGGTCAACGTCGTGAACGAGGCCGCGATCCCCACTGTCCAGGACGCGGGCGCCGCCGCCCGGGTCGTCGAGCACAGCCTCGCCGAGCTGGAGGAGGTGCGTGCCCGGGTCGAGGAGTTCGCCGTGCCCGGCACCGCCTGGGCCATCGACCCGGTGAGCAACGCGGTCAAGGTGACCGTGGACGACACGGTCACCGCTGCCGCGCTGACCGGAATCAGGGACGGCGTCGAGGCGCTGGGCGGCCTGGCCACGCTCCAGCGCGCGGCCGGGACGTTCGAGCCCTACCTCGCCGGCGGCGACGCCATCTACTCGGCCGGGGCCCGCTGCTCCCTCGGCTTCAACGTCACGGTCGAGGGCCGCCCCGCCTTTCTGACGGCCGGTCACTGCGGTGAGGAGGGCAGCACCTGGTCCGACTCCTCGGGCGGCGCGGCCATCGGCACCATGACGGCCGGGGAGTTCCCCGGCTCGGACTACGCGCTGGTCGAGTACACCGGCCAGATCGACGCCCCCAGCGCGGTCGACCTCTACGACGGGACGACCCAGGAGATCACCGGCGCCGCCGAGGCCACGGTCGGCCAGGAGGTGCGGCGCAGCGGCAGCACCACCGGCGTGCACGACGGAACGGTCACGGCGCTGGACGTGTCCGTGCGGTACCCGCAGGGCACCGTGGAGGGCGCGATCGAGACCACGGTGTGCGCCGAGCCGGGCGACAGCGGCGGAGCGCTTTTCGCGGGCTCCTCGGCCATCGGCCTCACCTCGGGCGGCAGCGGCGACTGCACCTCGGGCGGCACGACGTTCTTCTTCCCGGTGACCGACGCCCTGGCGGCGGTCGGCGCGACGTTGCCGTAGCGCCGCCGGGCGCCCGGGCTCCGGCCGCCGGGCGGAAGCCCGCGGCCCGATCCCGGCCGTCACCACGACCGCTGTCCACGAGCCGCGCGGGGGTTGTCTCCCGTGCCCGTGCCCGTGGACGTGCCGGCGAGCGTGGTGGCGGCTCCGTCACGTCGGGTCCCGCTGGGCTTCGGGTCCGTGCCGGCGGACCTGCCGGTGCGTGTGGCGGTGGCGCGGGCCATCGCTGAGGGTGGTTCCCGCGCGCGCACGAGGACCGGAGCTCCGGGCCGCCCGCCGGCCGGCCGAGCGCTGTGGTTCCCGCGCGCGCACGAGGACCGGCGATCAGTTCGTGCGTGACGCCGCCGGGGCCGCGTGGTTCCCGCGCGCGCACTGGCGGTGGCGCGGGCCATCGCTGAGGGTGGTTCCCGCGCGCGCACGAGGACCGGGTGGGTGTCCGGTCGTGCGATGTGTGCGTCTGGTCGTGCGAGGCGGTGGCGTCTCCGCGGTGTCCGGCTCGTGGCCCCGGGGTGGGTGGGCGGCAGCCGGGGCCGGCTGCCGCCCCGGTGGGGCTATTCGGCGGCGACCAGCTCGGCGATCTGGACCGCGTTCAGGGCCGCGCCCTTGCGGAGGTTGTCGTTCGAGACGAACAGGGCCAGGCCGTTGTCCACCGTCTCGTCGCGGCGGATCCGGCCCACGTAGCTCGCGTCGCGGCCGGCGGCCTGGAGAGGGGTCGGGATGTCGGACAGCTCCACGCCTTCCGCGCCGGCCAGCAGCGCGCGGGCCCGGTCCGGGGTGATCGCGCGCTCGAAGCGGGCGTTGATCTGGAGCGAGTGGCCGCTGAAGACCGGGACGCGCACGCAGGTGCCGGAGACCTTCAGGCCGGGGATCTCCAGGATCTTGCGGCTCTCGTCGCGGAGCTTCTGCTCCTCGTCGGTCTCCTCCAGGCCGTCGTCCACGATCGAGCCGGCCAGCGGCAGCACGTTGAACGCGATCGGCCGCGCGTACACCTCCGGAGCCGGGAGGTCCACCGCCGTGCCGTCGAACGCCAGGCGGGCCGCGTCCTGGGCGACCGCGCCGCGCGCCTGCCGGTCCAGCTCGGCGACGCCGGCCAGGCCGCTGCCGGAGACCGCCTGGTAGGTGGCGACCACCAGGGCGGTCAGCCCCGCCTCGTCGTGCAGGGGGCGGAGCACGGGCATGGCGGCCATGGTCGTGCAGTTCGGGTTGGCGATGATGCCCTTCGGGCGGCGCGTCGCGGCGTGCGGGTTGACCTCGGAGACGATCAGCGGCACGTCGGGGTCCATGCGCCACCCCGAGGAGTTGTCGATCACCACGGCGCCGGCCGCGGCCACCTTCTCGGCGAGCGCCAGCGAGGTGGTCTTGCCCGCCGAGAACAGCACGATGTCCAGGTCCGAGTAGTCGGCCGTCGCCGCGTCCTCGACCGTGATCACGCCGTCGTGCCACGGCAGCGTGCTGCCCGCCGACCGTGCCGAGGCGAACAGCCGCAGCCGGTCGACCGGAAACTTCCGCTCGGCCAGCACCTGCCGCATCACGCCACCGACCTGGCCGGTGGCTCCGACGATCCCGATCTTCATGGGGCTCCTCACTTACCGTTCTCACGTCCCGTCGCTGCACCTACCCTGCACTGCCGGGGGCGGCGTCGGCCAATTCTTTGACGACGGTCACACCGCGAAATGCTTCCGAACGGAAGTAACGCCGCTGTAACGAGGTCGGACTAACCTCCCACTGCCCGGCGGTTCGCGGAAGCGGAACACACACGACGACGAGGTGGGAGAGCGTGCAACTGACCCCGCACGAGCAGGAACGACTCCTGATCCATGTGGCCGCCGACGTGGCCGACAAGCGCCGCGCCCGGGGCCTGCGGCTCAACCATCCCGAGGCCGTCGCGCTGATCACGTCCCACATCCTGGAGGGCGCCCGCGACGGGCGCACCGTCGCCGAGCTGATGGAGTCGGGCCGCCGCGTCCTGGCCCGCGCGGACGTGATGGAGGGCGTGCCCGAGATGATCCACGACGTCCAGGTCGAGGCCACCTTCCCGGACGGGACCAAGCTGGTCACCGTTCACGAGCCCATCGCCTGAGAAGCCCGAAGAGAGGCCACAGCGTGATCCCCGGAGAGATCCTGTTCGCCGACACGCCGGTAGTGCTCAACGAGGGCGCCCCGGTCACCCGGCTCACTGTGCGCAATGTCGCCGACCGCCCCATCCAGGTGGGCTCCCACTACCACTTCGCCGAGGCCAACCCCGGCCTCGACTTCGACCGTGCCGCCGCCCGGGGCAAGCGGCTGGCGATCGCGGCGGGCACCGCCGTGCGCTTCGAGCCCGGCATCCCCGCCGAGGTGGAGCTGGTCCCGCTGGCCGGCGCCCGTGTCGTCGCGGGGCTGCGCGGCGAGACGGGCGGTGCCCTCGATGGCTGAGCTGAGCCGGGCGAGATACGCGGATCTCTTCGGGCCCACCACCGGGGACCGGGTGCGGCTGGCCGACACCGATCTGCTGATCGAGATCGAGGACGACCTGTCCGGCGGCCCCGGGCGGGCCGGGGAGGAGGCGGTGTTCGGCGGCGGGAAGGTGATCCGCGAGTCGATGGGGCAGTCCCGCGCCACGCGCGCCGAGGGCACCCCGGACACCGTGATCACCGGCGTCGTCGTCCTGGATCACACCGGCATCGTCAAGGCCGACATCGGCATCAGGGACGGCCGGATCACCGCCCTGGGCAAGGCCGGGAACCCGGACACCATGGACGGGGTCCACCCCGGCCTGGTGATCGGCCCCGAGACCGAGATCATCTCCGGCAACGGCCGCATCCTCACCGCCGGCGCCATCGACGCCCACGTCCACTTCATCTCCCCGGGCATCCTGGACGAGGCCCTGGCCTCCGGGATCACCACGCTCATCGGCGGCGGCACCGGCCCGGCCGAGGGCACCAAGGCCACCACCATCACCCCCGGGCCCTGGCACCTGGCCCGGATGCTGGCGGCGCTGGACGGCCACCCGCTGAACATAGGGCTGCTCGGCAAGGGGAACACCGTCTCCCGCGAGGCCATGTACAGCCAGCTCCGGGGCGGCGCCGTCGGCTTCAAGATCCACGAGGACTGGGGAGCCACCCCGGCCGCCATCGACGCCTGCCTGACGGTGTGCGACGAGACCGGCACCCAGCTCGCCATCCACACCGACACGTTGAACGAGGCGGGTTTCGTCGCGGACACCCTGGCCGCGATCGCCGGCCGGTCCATCCACGCCTACCACACCGAGGGCGCGGGCGGCGGGCACGCGCCCGACATCATCACGGTCGTCTCCGAGCCGAACGTGCTGCCCAGCTCCACCAACCCGACCCGGCCGCACACCGTCAACACGGTCGAGGAGCACCTCGACATGCTGATGGTCTGCCACCACCTGAACCCGGCGATCTCCGAGGACCTGGCCTTCGCCGAGTCCCGGATCAGGCCCTCGACCATCGCCGCCGAGGACGTGCTGCACGATCTGGGCGCCATCTCGATCATCTCCTCCGACTCCCAGGCCATGGGGCGGGTCGGCGAAGTGATCATGCGGACCTGGCAGACCGCGCACGTGATGAAGCGGCGGCGCGGGGCGCTGCCCGGCGACGGCGCGGCGGACAACCTGCGGGCCCGTCGTTATGTCGCCAAGTACACGATCAACCCGGCGGTAGCGCAGGGCCTGGACCAGGAGATCGGCTCGGTCGAGCCCGGCAAGCTGGCCGACCTGGTGCTGTGGGAGCCGGCGTTCTTCGGCGTCAAGCCGCTGCTGGTCATCAAGGGCGGCCAGATCGCGTACGCCCAGATGGGCGACTCCAACGCCTCGATCCCCACG
Above is a window of Streptomyces sp. NBC_01803 DNA encoding:
- a CDS encoding urease subunit alpha, which codes for MAELSRARYADLFGPTTGDRVRLADTDLLIEIEDDLSGGPGRAGEEAVFGGGKVIRESMGQSRATRAEGTPDTVITGVVVLDHTGIVKADIGIRDGRITALGKAGNPDTMDGVHPGLVIGPETEIISGNGRILTAGAIDAHVHFISPGILDEALASGITTLIGGGTGPAEGTKATTITPGPWHLARMLAALDGHPLNIGLLGKGNTVSREAMYSQLRGGAVGFKIHEDWGATPAAIDACLTVCDETGTQLAIHTDTLNEAGFVADTLAAIAGRSIHAYHTEGAGGGHAPDIITVVSEPNVLPSSTNPTRPHTVNTVEEHLDMLMVCHHLNPAISEDLAFAESRIRPSTIAAEDVLHDLGAISIISSDSQAMGRVGEVIMRTWQTAHVMKRRRGALPGDGAADNLRARRYVAKYTINPAVAQGLDQEIGSVEPGKLADLVLWEPAFFGVKPLLVIKGGQIAYAQMGDSNASIPTPQPVLPRPMFGALGRAPAANSVNFVTGLALEDGLADRLGLGKRFAAIRDTRSTGKADMRLNDARPEVTVDPDSFTVTIDGEVVTPEPATELPMAQRYFLF